The genomic segment ATCCGAGTTACCTTCACGTAACACCGGGTTGACGGCACTACCCAATACTTTGGCATAACACGCTTTAATCGCTTGCTCTGCGTCATTTTGTGGGGTTGCCGGGTAGTCAGGCAGCGCATAGCCGTGGCCCTGTAACTCCTTAATGGCTGAAATCAACTGTGGAACCGAGGCACTAATATTGGGTAGCTTAATGATATTGGCAGCGGGCGTTTTTGCCAGCTCGCCCAACTCCGCAAGCGCATCAGCCTGGCGCTGTTCTGCGGTTAAATAGTCAGGGAAATTGGCAATAATTCTTCCGGCCAAAGAGATGTCGCGGGTCTCAATAATCACACCGGCAGCGCTGGCAAACCTCTTTACAATAGGCAGAAATGAGTAGGTCGCCAGTGCTGGCGCTTCATCCGTCAATGTATAAATTATCTTTGCCTTTTCTATCATGAGTAACCCTGAGCAATATTGGAAAAGCGGTCATTTTACCCCAGATAGTGCAGAACTTCTAAAAACTTGCGGTTTGGAATAGTGGCCTCCCCACTGGCCAGTAAAATCATCACACCGCGCTCACATAACAACACCATGAGAGCACTGCGTAGTTCAGTGTTCAACCTCCTTCAGACGTCGTTACAAAGCTTTTCAGGTCCACCACCTGCCGTCGCGCTCCCCAACCACCTGGTTGCGCTTCAAACAAACCAGCACAAGGGGTATCACAGAAGCGACAATGCCCCTGAGAAGTCAGGTTCCACTCAGAGAGTTGATACCCATCCCGACCAATCAACATTTCACCACAGAGGTGGCAATAGGTACTCTCTCCGGCTTTATCGTGTAGATTGCCGGTATAGACATAATGCAGGCCATTATCGAGCGCAATTTTCCGTGCCCGCTGCAGGGTTTCAGCGGGTGTTGATGGCTTGTCCATCATCTTAAAGTCAGGGTGAAAGGCGCTAAAGTGCAGCGGTACATCGGGCCCTAACTTTTCCACCACCCACTGGCTGAGTTGCTGTAGCTCCTGAGCTGAATCATTTTCGCCGGGAATCAACAGTGTTGTGAGTTCCAACCAGACATCCGTTTCATGCTTGATATATTGAATAGTCTCCAGCACCGCCTGCAAATGCCCTCCGGTGAGTTTATGGTAGAACGGTTCGCGCATCGATTTTAGGTCAATATTCACCGCATCCATAGCGTCATAAAACTCAGCCCGGGGTGCTGCACACACATAACCGGCACTCACAGCAATCGACTTTACCCCCTGCTCTGCACACGCCTGGGCAACATCAATCGCATATTCATGAAAGATAACCGGATCATTGTAGGTGTAGGCAACACTGCGGCACTTTAGCGCCACCGCAGCCCGCGCAATCAACTCAGGGGAAGCCGCATCTGCCAAGGTATCAACCGCCCGAGAGTTGCTGATATCCCAGTTTTGACAAAACTTACAGGCCAAGTTACAACCCGCCGTACCAAATGAGAGTACCGGGGTGCCGGGTAGAAAGTGGTTAAGTGGTTTTTTCTCAACAGGGTCAATGCAATAGCCACTTGAGCGGCCATACGTGGTCAATACAATGGCATTATTCACATTAGCCCGCACAAAGCAGAATCCACGCTGCCCCTCTTTTAACTGACAAAAGCGCGGACAGAGGTCGCACTGCACCCGACCATCTGCCAGCGGGTGCCAGTAACGCGTCGGCCACGGGTGATCAAGCGCATCCTGATAACTGTCTATTGCTGTCATATTATCACCTCCAGAATGGTGCTATACACTGCTACACTTAAGTGTAGAACAGGGCTGTAATGACGAGGGGTAATCGCATGAAAATGAGCAGAAAACCGGCCGTTGCCGGAAGCTTCTATCCTGACGATCCGCAGCTACTGGCAGTGATGGTGGATGAGCTTCTGGCCCAGAACCCTGTGCAAGGCTATCGACCCAAGGCATTAATTGTCCCCCATGCTGGTTACATCTACTCCGGTGCGATTGCCGCCAGTGCCTATAATGCGCTGCAACCTCTGCGCGACACTGTTCGCCGCGTGATCTTGCTAGGCCCCTCGCACTCTGTTGCATTCCACGGGCTTGCGTGCAGTGAAGCGGATACTTTTGTCACCCCATTGGGTGCTGTTGAGCTATGTAAAAAAGATCTTTCACTGGTTCAAAAACTTCCCCAGCTAAAGCCGCTGGAGCAGGCTCACCAACGTGAGCACAGTCTGGAGGTGCAGCTCCCTTTTTTACAGCGCACCCTGCAACAGTTCACTCTGCTGCCGCTGGTGGTGGGTGATGCCTCTGCTGAAGAGGTGAGTGAAGTTTTAGAGCCGCTGTGGGGAGGTGATGAAACACTGATAGTAGTGAGTTCCGACCTGAGTCACTACCTGAGCTACTCGAAGGCAAAGGCGCTCGACCTGGCCACTAGCCAAGCAATTGAAACGCTGAACACGGAAGGGGTTGGTGCAGGGCAAGCGTGTGGAAGAGCACCCATAATCGGACTATTACATGCCGCTAAAGCACACCACCTGCACGTAACTACCCTTGATCTACGCAACTCAGGAGATACCGCTGGCACAAAGGATCGTGTGGTCGGGTATGGTGCTTATGTCCTACAATAAACAGCCCCTAGAGGGCCAAGCAAAACAACAACTACTCTCCCTTGCCAGAGAGTCCATCACATGTGGTTTGCAGCGCCATCAGCCTGCTACGGTAAAGCTCGACGACTACCCAGCAGCACTTCAACAGCGAGGGGCAAGTTTTGTGACGCTGGAAAAGCAGGGTATGTTACGGGGCTGTATCGGCACCCTTGAAGCCTACCGACCACTGGCTATTGATGTGGCAGAGAATGCCTTTGCAGCGGCTTTTCGTGACCCTCGCTTCCCCCCTGTTCAGGCAGATGAGTTGAGCGATCTACAGCTCCACATATCACTGCTTACCCCACCAGAGCCATTGCCAGTAAAAGATCAAGCCGAGCTATTACGTCGACTACAGCCAGGCATTGATGGGCTTATTCTGCACGAAGGCAACCTCCGCGCCACCTTTCTTCCCTCGGTGTGGGAGAGCTTGCCAGAGCCACGCCAGTTTCTTGCTCAGCTCAAACTAAAGGCGGGCCTGCCGGCAGATTACTGGTCTGAAACGCTTCACTTTGAGCGCTATAAAACCATCAGCATTGATCCCCCTAATCCAGATATTTCATAAATTTTCGCACAGATCACGCAGGCGTTTTATGGGTCGCTTTTAGGTTGGCCAACATCGCTAGCTGATAGAGAGCAGTGCCCGCTCTTTAAGGTGATGGATTTGGTCTCGCACCACACTCGCCTGTTCAAACTCCAGGTTGCGGGCGTGAAGGTACATGGTATCTTCCATTTTTTTGATCTCTTTTTCGAGTTGGCTAGGAGTCATTTTTGCATAGATCGCCGCCTCATCGGCTACATGTGCGTACTCCTTTGCGCTGGTCACTCCGCCAGGTCGCCCGCCTTGCATAACATCAAGTATCGCTTTTTTAATGCCTTGTGGTGTGATGTTATTGGCTTGGTTGTGAGCGATCTGCTTTTCTCTGCGCCGTTCGGTTTCATCCATCGCGATACGCATAGATTTGGTGATTTTATCGGCATATAAAATAGCGCGGCCATTCAGGTTACGTGCAGCGCGGCCAATGGTCTGAATCAGCGAGCGTTTGGAGCGTAAAAAGCCCTCTTTGTCTGCATCGAGAATCGCCACCAGTGAAACTTCGGGAATATCTAACCCCTCGCGTAGCAGGTTAATACCCACCAGTACATCAAATACGCCCAGCCGTAAATCCCGTAAAATTTCCACTCGCTCAACGGTATCGATATCTGAGTGCAGGTAGCGGACTTTTATCCCATGTTCGTTCAGGTAATCACTCAAATCCTCGGCCATTCGCTTGGTCAGCGTGGTGACCAGCACCCGCTCACCCAGCGCAATACGCTTGTTAGCCTCTGAAAGCAGGTCGTCCACCTGAGTACCCACCGGGCGAACTTCAATTTCTGGGTCAATCAGCCCAGTGGGGCGTACCACTTGCTCAGCCACTTCACCCGAGTGTTCCATCTCATACTCTGCCGGTGTTGCCGAAACATAGATTGTTTGTGGTGAGCGCTGCTCAAACTCCTCAAACTTCATGGGGCGATTATCCAGCGCGGAGGGGAGCCTAAAACCGTACTCGACAAGGTTCACTTTTCTGGCTCGATCCCCTTTGTACATTCCGCCAATTTGCGGCACTGTGACGTGACTTTCATCTATAATAAGCAGCGCATCATCGGGCAGATAATCAAACAGTGTTGGCGGTGCATCACCCGGTGTACGGCCCGAGAGGTAACGTGAATAGTTTTCGATGCCCGAGCAGTAGCCCAGCTCCAGCATCATCTCAATATCGTAGTTAACCCG from the Gammaproteobacteria bacterium genome contains:
- the amrB gene encoding AmmeMemoRadiSam system protein B; the protein is MKMSRKPAVAGSFYPDDPQLLAVMVDELLAQNPVQGYRPKALIVPHAGYIYSGAIAASAYNALQPLRDTVRRVILLGPSHSVAFHGLACSEADTFVTPLGAVELCKKDLSLVQKLPQLKPLEQAHQREHSLEVQLPFLQRTLQQFTLLPLVVGDASAEEVSEVLEPLWGGDETLIVVSSDLSHYLSYSKAKALDLATSQAIETLNTEGVGAGQACGRAPIIGLLHAAKAHHLHVTTLDLRNSGDTAGTKDRVVGYGAYVLQ
- the uvrB gene encoding excinuclease ABC subunit UvrB: MSKPFKLNSEFKPSGDQPSAIATLVEGLKAGEAGMTLLGVTGSGKTFTIANVISELQRPALIMAPNKTLAAQLYAEIREFFPENAVEYFVSYYDYYQPEAYVPSTDTFIEKDASINEHIEQMRLSATKAMLERKDTIIVATVSAIYGLGDPNAYLKMMLHLSTGEMVDQRAVLARLAELQYTRNDTDFHRGVFRVRGEVIDIFPADEEKRALRIELFDDEVESLAWFDPLTGEVLQRVPRATVYPSTHYVTPRQTILDALEHIKAELKERLKQLRSLDKLVEAQRIEQRVNYDIEMMLELGYCSGIENYSRYLSGRTPGDAPPTLFDYLPDDALLIIDESHVTVPQIGGMYKGDRARKVNLVEYGFRLPSALDNRPMKFEEFEQRSPQTIYVSATPAEYEMEHSGEVAEQVVRPTGLIDPEIEVRPVGTQVDDLLSEANKRIALGERVLVTTLTKRMAEDLSDYLNEHGIKVRYLHSDIDTVERVEILRDLRLGVFDVLVGINLLREGLDIPEVSLVAILDADKEGFLRSKRSLIQTIGRAARNLNGRAILYADKITKSMRIAMDETERRREKQIAHNQANNITPQGIKKAILDVMQGGRPGGVTSAKEYAHVADEAAIYAKMTPSQLEKEIKKMEDTMYLHARNLEFEQASVVRDQIHHLKERALLSIS
- the amrS gene encoding AmmeMemoRadiSam system radical SAM enzyme, with translation MTAIDSYQDALDHPWPTRYWHPLADGRVQCDLCPRFCQLKEGQRGFCFVRANVNNAIVLTTYGRSSGYCIDPVEKKPLNHFLPGTPVLSFGTAGCNLACKFCQNWDISNSRAVDTLADAASPELIARAAVALKCRSVAYTYNDPVIFHEYAIDVAQACAEQGVKSIAVSAGYVCAAPRAEFYDAMDAVNIDLKSMREPFYHKLTGGHLQAVLETIQYIKHETDVWLELTTLLIPGENDSAQELQQLSQWVVEKLGPDVPLHFSAFHPDFKMMDKPSTPAETLQRARKIALDNGLHYVYTGNLHDKAGESTYCHLCGEMLIGRDGYQLSEWNLTSQGHCRFCDTPCAGLFEAQPGGWGARRQVVDLKSFVTTSEGG
- the amrA gene encoding AmmeMemoRadiSam system protein A, producing the protein MSYNKQPLEGQAKQQLLSLARESITCGLQRHQPATVKLDDYPAALQQRGASFVTLEKQGMLRGCIGTLEAYRPLAIDVAENAFAAAFRDPRFPPVQADELSDLQLHISLLTPPEPLPVKDQAELLRRLQPGIDGLILHEGNLRATFLPSVWESLPEPRQFLAQLKLKAGLPADYWSETLHFERYKTISIDPPNPDIS